From the genome of Spinacia oleracea cultivar Varoflay chromosome 2, BTI_SOV_V1, whole genome shotgun sequence, one region includes:
- the LOC110803827 gene encoding RNA-binding protein CP29B, chloroplastic → MAQLQYLCFASPITSFPLLEPHSFSQFPSLSLSSTKPIFLSLRRTFRLTHISSSASATLATQNPPSETPSEKEEICPTRLLATNIPWTATADDIRALFQNYGTVVDVELSMHSKTKNRGLAFVEMGSVEEAAQALAKLEAYEFEGRPLRIAYAMPKKKKESPPEQPKPAVVYNLFVANLSFSARSRDLKELFQSGGIEVAKAEVIFNEKPRKSSGYGFVSFKTKKEADDALTAFEGKVLMGRPIKLARSNRFVKLESELNSLSEDGEDTAADSSLDSEQTETVDSL, encoded by the exons ATGGCGCAACTTCAATATCTGTGCTTCGCTTCACCAATAACCTCTTTCCCTCTCCTCGAACCCCATTCTTTCTCCCAATTtccatctctttctctctcctcaacaaaACCCATTTTCCTCTCCCTCCGCCGCACATTCCGCCTCACCCAcatttcctcctccgcttcTGCAACCCTCGCCACTCAAAACCCACCGTCTGAAACACCATCGGAAAAAGAAGAGATATGTCCCACAAGATTGCTCGCCACAAATATCCCATGGACTGCAACTGCTGATGACATTCGCGCTTTGTTTCAGAACTATGGCACTGTTGTCGATGTCGAG TTGTCGATGCATAGTAAAACGAAGAATAGAGGATTGGCGTTTGTTGAAATGGGTTCTGTGGAGGAAGCTGCTCAAGCTCTTGCTAAGCTCGAAGCTTAT GAGTTTGAAGGTCGGCCTCTAAGGATAGCTTATGCTATGccaaagaagaagaaagaatctCCACCAGAGCAACCTAAGCCAGCAGTTGTGTACAACCTGTTTGTGGCAAATTTGTCTTTTTCAGCAAGGTCTAGAGACCTTAAGGAACTTTTTCAATCTGGTGGTATTGAAGTTGCTAAAGCTGAGGTCATATTTAAcgaaaaacccagaaaatcatCTGGTTATGGATTTGTTTCCTTTAAGACGAAGAAAGAAGCGGATGATGCCCTCACTGCCTTTGAAGGGAAG GTTCTTATGGGAAGACCAATCAAACTAGCACGCAGCAACAGATTCGTAAAACTCGAGTCGGAGTTGAATTCCCTTTCAGAAGATGGGGAAGACACAGCAGCTGATTCCAGTCTTGATTCAGAACAAACTGAGACAGTTGATAGCTTGTAA
- the LOC110803518 gene encoding uncharacterized protein isoform X1 → MELPQELDDFIKNSIDHTCGISVPNESLQLKVQSLETSNFVLRNQYLTLLSKLKQKEQALELAKGEACMNAQAIKKFVEENQKLAAECANLVNQCSKLERECSLYDHDREALMEFGNESDERAKEAEIRASELDEELKQLNEEVNYYKHQCEMLSDDSSKDGAMTEQKLLNTLVASLVNKNEVAKTASAFLEANSEVETCHELLTMLSSLRPETQNVLSLAAHVRTLQQDKDHLTINLHRAEEEVKVLFEENHVLDVENKRLLKLYKSEKKHANSGGKHDSSARTKNNKRKSSPGMSSPVERKIDFNDFDTPRCPLSPLKENSPDSNSHKK, encoded by the exons ATGGAACTTCCTCAAGAACTCGACGATTTCATCAAGAATTCAATCGACCATACTTGTGGAATTTCTGTACCCAATGAATCCCTCCAATTGAAGGTTCAATCTCTCGAGACGTCGAATTTTGTTCTTCGAAATCAGTATTTAACTCTACTGTCGAAATTGAAGCAGAAAGAACAAGCACTTGAACTCGCTAAG GGTGAGGCGTGTATGAATGCACAAGCAATCAAGAAATTTGTGGAGGAGAATCAGAAATTGGCGGCTGAATGTGCGAATTTAGTGAATCAGTGTTCGAAATTGGAGAGGGAATGTTCGCTTTACGATCACGATCGTGAGGCGTTGATGGAGTTCGGCAATGAGTCAGATGAGCGAGCCAAGGAGGCTGAGATTAGGGCTAGTGAATTGGATGAGGAGTTGAAGCAGCTTAATGAAGAAGTTAATTACTACAAACATCAATGTGAGATGCTTTCG gATGATTCATCTAAGGATGGTGCAATGACGGAGCAAAAGTTACTCAACACACTGGTTGCAAGTTTAGTGAACAAAAATGAAGTGGCGAAGACAGCATCAGCTTTCCTAGAGGCTAATAGTGAGGTTGAAACGTGCCATGAGTTGCTTACCATGTTGAGCAG TTTGAGACCAGAAACTCAAAATGTACTCTCACTGGCTGCTCATGTACGGACGCTACAACAGGACAAGGACCATTTAACGATCAATCTACACAGAGCTGAAGAAGAG GTGAAGGTGCTATTTGAGGAAAACCATGTATTGGATGTAGAAAACAAAAGGCTGCTGAAGTTGTATAAATCAGAGAAGAAACATGCTAATTCAGGAGGGAAACATGATAGCAGTGCCAGAACTAAG AACAATAAAAGAAAAAGCAGCCCCGGGATGAGTAGTCCGGTTGAGCGGAAGATCGACTTTAATGACTTTGATACCCCTCGATGTCCTCTTTCACCTCTTAAAGAGAACTCCCCTGACTCCAATTCACATAAGAAGTGA
- the LOC110803518 gene encoding uncharacterized protein isoform X2, producing the protein MELPQELDDFIKNSIDHTCGISVPNESLQLKVQSLETSNFVLRNQYLTLLSKLKQKEQALELAKGEACMNAQAIKKFVEENQKLAAECANLVNQCSKLERECSLYDHDREALMEFGNESDERAKEAEIRASELDEELKQLNEEVNYYKHQCEMLSDDSSKDGAMTEQKLLNTLVASLVNKNEVAKTASAFLEANSEVETCHELLTMLSSLRPETQNVLSLAAHVRTLQQDKDHLTINLHRAEEEVKVLFEENHVLDVENKRLLKLYKSEKKHANSGGKHDSSARTKVRDKLTLPYTITQQPKEEK; encoded by the exons ATGGAACTTCCTCAAGAACTCGACGATTTCATCAAGAATTCAATCGACCATACTTGTGGAATTTCTGTACCCAATGAATCCCTCCAATTGAAGGTTCAATCTCTCGAGACGTCGAATTTTGTTCTTCGAAATCAGTATTTAACTCTACTGTCGAAATTGAAGCAGAAAGAACAAGCACTTGAACTCGCTAAG GGTGAGGCGTGTATGAATGCACAAGCAATCAAGAAATTTGTGGAGGAGAATCAGAAATTGGCGGCTGAATGTGCGAATTTAGTGAATCAGTGTTCGAAATTGGAGAGGGAATGTTCGCTTTACGATCACGATCGTGAGGCGTTGATGGAGTTCGGCAATGAGTCAGATGAGCGAGCCAAGGAGGCTGAGATTAGGGCTAGTGAATTGGATGAGGAGTTGAAGCAGCTTAATGAAGAAGTTAATTACTACAAACATCAATGTGAGATGCTTTCG gATGATTCATCTAAGGATGGTGCAATGACGGAGCAAAAGTTACTCAACACACTGGTTGCAAGTTTAGTGAACAAAAATGAAGTGGCGAAGACAGCATCAGCTTTCCTAGAGGCTAATAGTGAGGTTGAAACGTGCCATGAGTTGCTTACCATGTTGAGCAG TTTGAGACCAGAAACTCAAAATGTACTCTCACTGGCTGCTCATGTACGGACGCTACAACAGGACAAGGACCATTTAACGATCAATCTACACAGAGCTGAAGAAGAG GTGAAGGTGCTATTTGAGGAAAACCATGTATTGGATGTAGAAAACAAAAGGCTGCTGAAGTTGTATAAATCAGAGAAGAAACATGCTAATTCAGGAGGGAAACATGATAGCAGTGCCAGAACTAAGGTGAGAGATAAGCTTACACTTCCTTACACCATCACTCAACAACCAAAGGAAGAAAAATAA
- the LOC110802641 gene encoding uncharacterized protein, giving the protein MSMNTSSLVLTKPSNFFNLRIIPDNSLNNQSFLGCSRSRFHYNPSSSRLSLRNRKLSVSCSSSPKPCEFPCHKEGIAGAVQAFFWNILVFWVLWKSLPKKETKSISK; this is encoded by the exons ATGTCCATGAATACGAGCTCATTAGTTTTAACAAAACCATCAAATTTCTTTAATCTTCGTATAATTCCCGATAACTCGTTGAACAATCAATCTTTTTTGGGTTGTTCAAGGTCAAGATTTCATTATAATCCTAGCTCCTCAAGACTAAGTCTAAG GAACCGCAAATTAAGTGTTAGCTGCAGTTCAAGTCCCAAGCCTTGTGAATTTCCTTG CCATAAAGAAGGGATAGCAGGAGCAGTCCAAGCATTCTTTTGGAACATATTGGTGTTTTGGGTATTATGGAAAA GTCTGCCCAAGAAAGAAACCAAATCCATTAGCAAATAA
- the LOC110801780 gene encoding spermidine hydroxycinnamoyl transferase-like has protein sequence MEVTIKCSYMVKPNEPTYMGVFGLSEWDQTGMITHVPTVYFYKPSQEWCTSSTRSIIDTLKESLSRVLVHFYPLAGRVRWIRQRRLELMCDTMGVELIEAESSNELSDFGDFSSQTNLFENLIPFVNYGKPIDELPLVLGQLTKFRCGGVCLGVNISHILADGQSALHFMAEWARLARGEPLQMAPYFNPDAFRSRQLPTKSLTPCDMHTELGTPPLLTGQENNLDERKKVTTVAILPLSKDQVESLKKVANEGVNGPNTYNPYTRYEVVAAHVWRSACKAREHHLEQPTCLGFSVDVRNRLHPPLPPKYFGNAILDAVASSRSGDIITHPLGCTCATIREAIEKVDDQYIWSNINFLKNLSDLTPFQDLHARKSGDGPFYGNPNIGVISWLTLPIYGLDFGWGKEIYMGPGTHESDGDCLILPGLVNDGSVKVAICLQLAHMDAFKKYFYEH, from the coding sequence ATGGAAGTTACCATAAAATGTTCCTACATGGTAAAACCAAATGAGCCAACATATATGGGTGTTTTTGGATTATCCGAATGGGATCAAACCGGTATGATCACCCATGTACCCACAGTCTACTTCTACAAGCCTTCTCAAGAGTGGTGTACATCTTCCACTAGGTCTATCATAGACACCCTCAAGGAGTCATTAAGTCGGGTGTTGGTACATTTCTACCCCCTAGCTGGTCGTGTTAGATGGATCAGGCAACGACGACTTGAGCTCATGTGCGATACAATGGGAGTCGAGCTCATTGAAGCCGAATCTAGTAATGAACTAAGTGATTTTGGTGATTTTTCCTCTCAAACTAATCTATTTGAGAACCTCATTCCTTTTGTGAATTATGGCAAACCTATTGATGAGTTGCCTTTGGTGTTAGGGCAACTTACAAAGTTTAGATGTGGTGGTGTTTGTTTAGGGGTTAACATATCACATATATTAGCCGATGGGCAAAGTGCACTCCATTTCATGGCCGAGTGGGCTAGGCTTGCTCGTGGTGAACCACTTCAAATGGCTCCCTACTTCAACCCGGACGCCTTTAGATCTCGACAACTCCCTACTAAGAGTCTAACTCCTTGTGATATGCACACAGAGTTGGGTACACCGCCATTACTAACAGGGCAGGAAAACAACTTAGACGAGCGTAAAAAAGTCACAACCGTAGCTATATTACCCCTATCAAAAGACCAAGTAGAGAGCCTAAAGAAGGTTGCTAACGAGGGAGTCAATGGTCCGAACACGTACAACCCTTACACCCGCTATGAAGTGGTAGCGGCTCATGTATGGAGAAGTGCATGCAAGGCACGTGAACACCACCTTGAGCAGCCTACGTGTTTAGGCTTCTCTGTCGATGTACGTAATCGTTTGCACCCACCACTACCACCAAAGTACTTCGGGAATGCAATCTTAGACGCGGTGGCCTCATCTAGGTCAGGGGATATCATAACACATCCCTTAGGTTGTACTTGTGCTACAATAAGGGAAGCAATTGAGAAAGTTGACGATCAATATATTTGGtcaaatattaactttttgaaaaatttaTCTGATTTGACCCCTTTTCAAGACCTCCATGCACGTAAGAGTGGAGATGGCCCATTTTATGGTAACCCAAATATTGGGGTGATTAGTTGGTTAACCCTTCCTATTTATGGGCTTGACTTCGGTTGGGGAAAAGAGATCTACATGGGCCCAGGTACTCATGAATCTGATGGTGATTGCTTAATACTTCCTGGGCTTGTCAATGATGGATCGGTCAAAGTTGCTATATGCTTGCAACTGGCCCATATGGATGCATTTAAGAAATACTTTTATGAGCACTAG